The following are encoded together in the Eulemur rufifrons isolate Redbay chromosome 28, OSU_ERuf_1, whole genome shotgun sequence genome:
- the LOC138376242 gene encoding maestro heat-like repeat-containing protein family member 7, protein MNMFMVLLVSGVGVSQELIREEPLGYISSPIRQMAMDIITDVRNLEPVLDADSRAELLVTCCESVLCLPPSEDLDEEVSDLTEDEANVGLFRMAMQSLRSLLQALVTEKPTEIESYLELLEMWLNSRNDHERERAMWCATCVLGFTVNMNNFQVEIPFTRLGHLVRMLAVRCQDPVHGVCSLAAQAVYNLYCILLMQKQMTRETQRLLEEEGKSEAYSASTFYGNPIGIGKAFAEYFTRSQLCDLVLEAIEGLTDSKAELSLAAAQLMKAVMEERGRDMTKVEEIVVGVLEQLNSSLEARTEEETLQAMCSLALSNTCSVVPVLLSKPLPWDSSTLALWKAFGTQRNTTLKVVQLLTRFLEKTPSREDTVDMDAQPVVVTYALCEMLSEPLCQETVQKHFPRLLLAALCHLYWVTEQNAPQKMVVSSQDGAPDSDRKSFDPTRCALEVVKLTFAAAVRGVVSHADDLHFWDLPSSSSFHTWVMDLTRAMVKTCDPSLLHEMMALVQNSLHCIYEGRKILARAVYVQLLCHPSVAQSLMHKSLGIVTRWVKDPDISMVEIGLQGISNLALHPGQSKALRRLVPYLCGFLSAEARVAVQVLESLQNIVQHAWDKDIQGMFCSICQHLRPLINDEREPVRIAATSALGHMLSRDRKYKPGATMKRELYTFLLPLLLNMQEGNSEMVKACGGTLAEWAKLTGWTSLTHTLQHTTLSDHPQVLQDTCAYLVHEGKYQLVGQLLSQSLEFLESPQTSLRAAALNFIGCTLRNIDMSRVHEEDVQVIRTALESIEDDGDQTIKSLAQAILGEVGSNPASQFPTLRKTILGIRIPQRKTYLFKLVKNDPRQKSSRQKIRDSFHRWHNRHVMDAPR, encoded by the exons ATGAACATGTTCATGGTTCTCCTGGTCTCCGGGGTGGGGGTGTCACAGGAGCTCATCAGGGAGGAGCCACTGGGCTACATCTCCAGCCCCATCCGGCAGATGGCCATGGACATCATCACCGACGTCAG GAATCTCGAGCCGGTCTTGGACGCGGACAGCAGAGCAGAGCTCCTCGTCACGTGCTGTGAGAGTGTGCTCTGCCTGCCCCCCTCAGAGGACCTAGACGAGGAGGTGTCCGATCTCACCGAGGACGAGGCTAACGTG GGACTGTTCAGGATGGCCATGCAGTCTCTCCGGAGTCTCCTGCAGGCCTTGGTCACGGAGAAGCCCACTGAGATCGAGTCCTACTTGGAG CTTCTAGAGATGTGGCTGAATTCTAGGAATGACCACGAGCGGGAACGGGCCATGTGGTGTGCTACCTGTGTTCTTGGCTTTACTGTAAACATGAATAACTTCCAA GTGGAAATTCCGTTCACCCGGCTGGGGCACCTGGTGAGGATGCTGGCCGTGCGCTGCCAGGACCCAGTGCATGGCGTCTGCTCCTTGGCTGCCCAGGCCGTCTACAACCTCTACTGCATCCTCCTGATGCAAAAGC AGATGACAAGGGAAACACAAAGGCTGTTGGAGGAAGAGGGCAAGAGTGAAGCCTACAGTGCCAGCACCTTCTATGGCAACCCCATTGGGATTGGCAAG GCGTTTGCAGAGTACTTCACCCGGAGCCAGCTCTGCGACCTAGTGCTGGAGGCCATTGAGGGCCTGACTGACAGCAAGGCCGAGTTGTCTCTGGCTGCTGCCCAGCTGATGAAGGCTGTCATGGAAGAGCGGGGCAGAGACATGACAAAG GTGGAGGAAATTGTGGTTGGAGTCCTTGAACAGCTCAACTCAAGTCTGGAGGCCAGGACAGAGGAGGAGACCCTGCAGGCCATGTGCTCTCTGGCACTCAGCAACACCTGCTCTGTGGTCCCCGTGCTGCTCAGCAAGCCCCTGCCCTGGGACAG CTCCACGCTGGCCTTGTGGAAGGCATTTGGCACCCAGCGGAACACCACACTCAAAGTCGTGCAGCTGCTCACACGCTTCCTGGAAAAGACCCCCTCCAGAGAGGACACAGTGGACATGGATGCCCAGCCTGTGGTG GTGACATATGCCTTGTGTGAGATGCTGTCAGAACCTCTATGCCAGGAGACTGTCCAGAAACACTTCCCACGGCTGTTGCTGGCGGCGCTGTGTCACCTCTACTGGGTGACTGAGCAAAATGCTCCCCAGAAGATGGTGGTGTCCAGCCAAGACGGGGCTCCGGACAGCGACCGCAAGTCATTTGACCCCACTAG GTGTGCCCTGGAGGTTGTCAAATTGACATTTGCAGCAGCGGTCAGGGGAGTGGTGTCCCATGCAGATGACCTCCACTTCTGGGACCTTCCTTCCAGCTCGTCTTTCCACACTTGGGTCATGGACCTGACAAG AGCAATGGTAAAGACGTGTGACCCCTCCCTCCTTCATGAAATGATGGCGCTTGTGCAGAATTCCCTCCACTGCATCTATGAGGGTCGGAAAATCCTGGCCAGGGCCGTCTATGTGCAG CTCCTCTGTCACCCATCAGTGGCCCAGAGCCTGATGCACAAATCTCTGGGTATTGTCACCCGGTGGGTCAAGGACCCCGACATCAGCATGGTGGAAATCGGCCTGCAGGGCATCAGCAACCTGGCCCTGCACCCAGGACAG TCAAAGGCTCTCAGGAGGCTGGTTCCGTACCTATGTGGCTTCCTGAGTGCTGAGGCGCGGGTAGCCGTGCAGGTGCTGGAGAGCCTGCAGAATATCGTGCAGCACGCGTGGGACAAGGACATCCAGGGAATGTTCTGCAGCATCTGCCAGCACCTGCGTCCCCTCATCAATGAT GAGAGGGAGCCAGTGAGGATCGCAGCCACCTCTGCCCTGGGCCACATGCTGAGCCGGGACAGGAAATACAAGCCTGGAGCCACCATGAAAAGGGAACTGTATACATTTCTGCTCCCATTGCTGCTGAACATGCAGGAGGGAAACAGCGAGATGGTCAAG GCCTGTGGAGGGACCCTTGCTGAATGGGCAAAGCTGACTGGCTGGACGTCTCTGACCCACACCTTGCAGCACACCACCCTCAGTGACCACCCGCAGGTGTTACAGGACACATGCGCGTACCTG GTCCATGAGGGCAAATACCAGCTGGTGGGGCAGTTACTGTCCCAGAGCCTTGAGTTCCTGGAGAGCCCACAGACCTCCCTCAGGGCAGCTGCCCTCAATTTCATAG GATGCACATTGAGAAACATTGACATGAGCCGCGTCCATGAGGAGGACGTGCAGGTGATCAGGACTG